In a genomic window of Halalkalicoccus sp. CG83:
- a CDS encoding DUF7405 family protein, which produces MTLPDRDALPRREYLKALVAAGGTSALASCLDLGEEERAEIPSGTDDPDAHPERQHAWNAVLSGDENENIVPSRHHVLLSLTLANDPTDDDRERFEAALRTLERAYERSHDGLLFTVGYTPAYFDRFGEGPAGVDLPEPSALTEFEQPEFEAGDLLIHLASDHPEPVLAAEEALFGEVEEVNGEPVGTTIADLVAERERHTGFVGAGLPAEHQDVEGVPDSEPIHEEAPFFMGFRSGFQESQATEDRVTIDEGPFAGGTTQHVSTLAIDLRQWYEQDSQFQRVAKLFSHEHANEDLVGEYGEKLEESNALTDERIASTIDDARSRGVVGHAQKAARAREDGEPLLLRRDFNTTDDDRPGLQFLTLQREIEEFVRVREAMTGADVAEESGVGRIANNGILQYLTVRRRGNYLLPPRAHRAFPTPRPDDA; this is translated from the coding sequence ATGACGCTCCCCGACCGCGACGCCCTCCCGCGGCGCGAGTATCTCAAGGCGCTGGTCGCCGCCGGCGGCACGAGCGCGCTCGCCTCCTGCCTCGACCTCGGCGAGGAGGAGCGCGCTGAGATCCCGTCGGGAACCGACGACCCGGACGCGCACCCCGAGCGCCAGCACGCCTGGAACGCGGTGCTCTCGGGCGACGAGAACGAGAACATCGTCCCCTCGAGACACCACGTCCTGCTTTCGCTGACCCTCGCGAACGATCCGACCGACGACGACCGGGAGCGCTTCGAGGCGGCGCTTCGAACGCTCGAACGCGCCTACGAGCGGAGCCACGACGGCCTGCTGTTCACCGTCGGCTACACCCCCGCCTATTTCGACCGGTTCGGCGAGGGACCCGCGGGTGTCGACCTGCCCGAACCGTCCGCCCTCACGGAGTTCGAGCAGCCGGAGTTCGAGGCCGGCGACCTCCTGATCCACCTCGCGAGCGACCACCCCGAGCCCGTCCTCGCGGCCGAGGAGGCGCTGTTCGGCGAGGTCGAGGAGGTCAACGGCGAGCCCGTCGGGACGACGATCGCCGATCTCGTTGCAGAGCGCGAGCGCCACACCGGCTTCGTCGGCGCGGGCCTCCCCGCCGAGCACCAGGACGTCGAGGGCGTCCCCGACTCCGAACCGATCCACGAGGAGGCACCCTTCTTCATGGGCTTTCGCTCGGGCTTCCAGGAGAGCCAGGCGACCGAGGACCGCGTGACGATCGACGAGGGCCCGTTCGCCGGCGGGACGACCCAGCACGTCTCGACGCTTGCGATCGACCTCCGCCAGTGGTATGAGCAGGACTCGCAGTTCCAGCGCGTCGCGAAGCTGTTCAGTCACGAACACGCGAACGAAGACCTGGTCGGCGAGTACGGCGAGAAGCTCGAGGAATCGAACGCGCTCACCGACGAGCGGATCGCGTCGACGATCGATGACGCCCGCAGTCGTGGCGTCGTCGGTCACGCCCAGAAGGCCGCCCGCGCCCGCGAGGACGGCGAACCGCTCCTCCTGCGACGGGACTTCAACACGACCGACGACGACCGCCCCGGACTCCAGTTCCTCACGCTCCAGCGCGAGATCGAGGAGTTCGTCCGCGTCCGCGAGGCGATGACCGGCGCGGACGTCGCCGAGGAGAGCGGCGTCGGCCGGATCGCCAACAACGGCATCCTCCAGTACCTCACCGTCCGTCGTCGGGGCAACTACCTCCTTCCACCGCGCGCCCATCGGGCGTTTCCGACGCCGCGGCCGGACGACGCGTAA
- a CDS encoding HesB/IscA family protein, whose amino-acid sequence MSTETAAGANPEIQVSPTAAEQALDLLEGEGLDTDLAGLRLFVQQGGCAGLSYGMRFDDEPEEDDTVYEHHGLRVFVDPASMNYIEGSQLDYESGLQGAGFHVENPNVVSECGCGESFRT is encoded by the coding sequence ATGAGCACCGAGACTGCCGCCGGCGCGAACCCGGAGATCCAGGTCTCCCCGACGGCCGCGGAACAGGCGTTGGACCTCCTGGAGGGCGAGGGCCTCGACACCGATCTCGCCGGTCTGCGGCTGTTCGTTCAGCAGGGCGGCTGTGCCGGCCTCTCGTACGGGATGCGCTTCGACGACGAACCGGAGGAGGACGACACCGTCTACGAACACCACGGACTGCGCGTGTTCGTCGACCCCGCGAGCATGAACTACATCGAGGGGAGCCAGCTCGACTACGAGTCCGGCCTGCAGGGCGCGGGCTTCCACGTCGAGAACCCAAACGTCGTCAGCGAGTGTGGCTGCGGCGAGTCGTTCCGCACCTAA
- a CDS encoding NAD(P)/FAD-dependent oxidoreductase: protein MERVDVAIVGGGPAGMAAAEAAARRDASVVAVEKGVPRADRTELGPDSTDAAGMLDYWVDLMGIPFEEIPDEVVLRELDRTEFVGPTERCTMYSTGIDSSYPGFGFTFDRPRMDDWLRERAEDAGAEYRVGSGVKRVESDLSSGHRHTLTLGDGSEIEAEHLILADGPQRNVTIPTLDQFVPAGRSMSDVLGTHANHIAYQEHRRIPEEVFDESALKFWWGYIPGKTAYPWVFPNDGNVARVGLTMPIGMDLADVENPEDYPLLDPDDEQLPSGAIYLRRLLEREYGDRYDVEEDFPLVSDRGKRGGTEAYPISSTRPIDSPTRAGIAVAGGAMGTTSAFHEGGYHVAVRSGRIAGRLAAIGDLETYNDTWKGVIGEEITRNVAMARMVEDYTPADWDRTFRTARRMLAEAQGLEMLDRRFSAGIDATRLLFAYRKARFAFRGDRYVQFRESEYVL, encoded by the coding sequence ATGGAGCGCGTTGACGTTGCGATCGTCGGTGGCGGCCCCGCCGGAATGGCGGCCGCCGAGGCGGCCGCTCGGCGGGACGCGAGCGTCGTCGCCGTCGAGAAGGGGGTCCCACGGGCGGATCGCACGGAACTGGGGCCGGACTCGACGGACGCCGCCGGGATGCTCGATTACTGGGTCGATCTCATGGGCATCCCATTCGAGGAGATCCCCGACGAGGTCGTCCTCCGGGAGCTCGACCGTACGGAGTTCGTCGGCCCCACCGAGCGCTGTACGATGTACTCGACCGGGATCGACTCCTCCTACCCCGGTTTCGGCTTCACCTTCGACCGGCCCCGAATGGACGACTGGCTGCGCGAGCGCGCCGAGGACGCCGGCGCCGAGTACCGCGTCGGAAGCGGGGTCAAGCGCGTCGAGAGCGATCTCTCCTCGGGCCACCGCCACACCCTCACGCTCGGCGACGGCTCGGAGATCGAGGCCGAACACCTGATCCTCGCGGACGGCCCGCAGCGAAACGTCACGATCCCGACGCTCGATCAGTTCGTCCCCGCCGGGCGATCGATGAGTGACGTCCTCGGAACCCACGCGAACCACATCGCCTACCAGGAGCACCGTCGGATCCCCGAGGAGGTCTTCGACGAGAGCGCGCTGAAGTTCTGGTGGGGGTACATCCCCGGGAAGACGGCCTACCCGTGGGTCTTCCCCAACGACGGAAACGTCGCCCGGGTCGGGCTGACGATGCCGATCGGGATGGACCTCGCGGACGTCGAGAACCCCGAGGACTACCCGCTTTTGGACCCGGACGACGAGCAGCTCCCCTCGGGGGCGATCTACCTCCGACGCCTGCTCGAACGCGAGTACGGCGACCGCTACGACGTCGAGGAGGACTTCCCGCTCGTCTCCGATCGCGGGAAGCGCGGCGGTACCGAGGCGTACCCCATCTCCTCGACACGGCCGATCGACTCGCCGACGAGAGCCGGGATCGCCGTCGCGGGCGGCGCGATGGGCACCACCTCGGCGTTCCACGAGGGGGGCTACCACGTCGCGGTACGTTCGGGGAGGATCGCCGGCCGGCTCGCGGCGATCGGCGACCTCGAGACGTACAACGACACCTGGAAGGGCGTCATCGGCGAGGAGATAACGCGAAACGTCGCCATGGCGAGGATGGTCGAGGACTACACCCCCGCCGACTGGGACCGCACCTTCCGGACCGCCCGCAGGATGCTCGCGGAAGCACAGGGGCTCGAGATGCTGGACCGCAGGTTCAGCGCCGGGATCGACGCCACGCGGCTGCTGTTCGCCTATCGAAAGGCGCGCTTCGCGTTTCGCGGCGACCGGTACGTTCAGTTCCGCGAATCGGAGTACGTGCTGTAG
- a CDS encoding type II toxin-antitoxin system VapC family toxin, translating to MNHGGIDSLAGDVLIAGVARSLGATVVTRHTGDFERFDGVAVEFY from the coding sequence GTGAACCACGGCGGCATCGACTCGCTCGCGGGGGACGTACTGATCGCCGGCGTGGCACGGTCGCTCGGCGCGACGGTGGTGACGAGGCATACCGGGGACTTCGAGCGGTTCGACGGCGTCGCAGTCGAGTTCTACTAG
- a CDS encoding D-2-hydroxyacid dehydrogenase — protein MTDPFDVLVLRRGTHGMPVADLAAEIRDRLPDHEVRVATTPEDERELIREAPVAVGMDIDEELLSQAETLELFACAYAGTGHLPMDALEDAGVAVTNAAGVHGPNIAEQVLGSILAFYRDFFEGRDRQRDREWRHYQTDEFMGSTVTVVGLGAIGESIVDRLEGFGVDTVGVRYTPEKGGPTDEVIGFDSEDLHEAFSRTDVLVLACPLTDTTEGLIGEEELVTLPEDALLVNIARGPVVETEALVDAIRRNKLRGAALDVTDPEPLPEDHPLWGFDNVQITPHNAGHTPRYYVRLADIVAENVERLDAGETDLENQVL, from the coding sequence ATGACCGACCCGTTCGACGTGCTGGTGCTTCGCCGCGGAACCCACGGCATGCCCGTCGCCGACCTCGCGGCCGAGATCCGCGATCGACTGCCCGACCACGAGGTCCGGGTGGCGACGACGCCGGAGGACGAACGGGAGCTGATCCGCGAGGCGCCCGTCGCCGTCGGGATGGACATCGACGAGGAACTGCTCTCCCAGGCCGAGACGCTCGAACTGTTCGCGTGTGCGTACGCGGGGACGGGCCACCTGCCGATGGACGCCCTCGAGGACGCCGGCGTAGCGGTGACGAACGCCGCGGGCGTCCACGGTCCGAACATCGCCGAACAGGTGCTCGGCTCGATCCTCGCCTTCTACCGGGACTTCTTCGAGGGGCGGGACCGCCAGCGCGACCGCGAGTGGCGCCACTATCAGACCGACGAGTTCATGGGCTCGACCGTCACCGTGGTCGGTCTGGGCGCGATCGGCGAGTCGATCGTCGATCGGTTGGAGGGGTTCGGCGTCGACACCGTCGGGGTTCGCTACACCCCCGAGAAGGGCGGGCCGACCGACGAGGTGATCGGCTTCGATTCCGAGGACCTCCACGAGGCGTTCTCGCGCACGGACGTCCTGGTGCTCGCCTGCCCGCTCACGGACACCACCGAGGGGCTGATCGGCGAGGAGGAGCTCGTGACGCTGCCCGAGGACGCTCTCTTGGTAAATATCGCGCGCGGCCCCGTCGTCGAGACGGAGGCGCTCGTGGACGCGATCCGGCGCAACAAACTTCGCGGGGCCGCGCTCGACGTCACCGACCCCGAGCCCCTCCCCGAGGACCACCCGCTGTGGGGCTTCGACAACGTCCAGATCACGCCGCACAACGCCGGCCACACGCCCCGATACTACGTCAGGCTCGCCGACATCGTCGCGGAGAACGTCGAGCGCCTCGACGCTGGCGAGACGGATCTAGAGAACCAGGTGCTGTAG
- the cofD gene encoding 2-phospho-L-lactate transferase, with product MVTFLSGGTGTPKLLSGADAVFEPAETTVVGNTGDDVELGGLLVCPDLDTVLFERGGVLDRETWWGIDGDTHETNEYLLELASAAGLETGPRYLPDACQTDGREIARWRRFSGIAEFMTIGDRDRAVHLTRTGLLDEGRSLTEVTRTLADAFGLAIDLVPMSDDPLATMIHTDRGEMHFQEFWVAHRGEPAIERVEFRGEARATEAVLTALEDPVVIGPSNPITSVGPIRAVRGVEERLARVPVVVVSPFVEDRVFSGPAGDLMAASGYEPSTAGVAECYPFADAFVLDDGDGTTLDRPVVRTDTAMDSREDAERVARAVEEALGGID from the coding sequence ATGGTGACGTTTCTCTCCGGGGGGACCGGAACGCCGAAGCTCCTCTCGGGGGCCGACGCCGTCTTCGAGCCGGCGGAGACGACCGTCGTCGGCAACACCGGCGACGACGTCGAACTCGGCGGGCTGCTGGTCTGTCCGGACCTCGACACCGTGCTGTTCGAACGCGGCGGGGTCCTCGACCGGGAGACGTGGTGGGGGATCGACGGCGACACCCACGAGACCAACGAGTACCTCCTCGAACTGGCGAGTGCTGCCGGTCTCGAGACGGGGCCGCGCTACCTTCCCGACGCCTGTCAGACCGACGGACGGGAGATCGCCCGCTGGCGGCGGTTCTCGGGGATCGCGGAGTTCATGACGATCGGCGACCGCGACCGCGCGGTCCACCTCACCCGGACCGGGTTGCTCGACGAGGGGCGCTCGCTCACCGAGGTCACCCGAACGCTCGCCGATGCGTTCGGGCTCGCCATCGACCTCGTGCCGATGAGCGACGACCCGCTCGCAACGATGATCCACACCGATCGGGGGGAGATGCACTTCCAGGAGTTCTGGGTCGCCCATCGCGGCGAGCCCGCGATCGAACGCGTCGAGTTCCGCGGCGAAGCGCGGGCGACGGAGGCCGTACTGACCGCTCTCGAAGACCCGGTCGTGATCGGCCCCTCGAACCCGATCACGAGCGTCGGGCCGATCCGTGCGGTCAGGGGGGTCGAGGAACGACTCGCCCGGGTGCCGGTGGTCGTCGTCTCGCCGTTCGTCGAGGACCGCGTCTTCTCGGGCCCCGCGGGCGATCTGATGGCCGCTTCGGGCTACGAGCCCTCGACCGCCGGCGTCGCCGAATGCTATCCGTTCGCCGACGCGTTCGTGCTCGACGACGGCGACGGGACGACGCTCGATCGCCCCGTCGTCCGGACCGACACCGCGATGGACTCGCGAGAGGACGCCGAACGCGTCGCCCGTGCGGTCGAGGAGGCGCTGGGGGGGATCGACTGA
- a CDS encoding PIN domain-containing protein, producing MRLLDTTFLIGYERGREAVASYLANSGDEEFVTSTVCMKELAVGNTSLAPRREPI from the coding sequence GTGAGACTTCTCGACACCACGTTTCTGATCGGCTACGAACGAGGTCGGGAGGCGGTCGCGAGCTACCTCGCCAACTCCGGGGACGAGGAGTTCGTCACCTCGACGGTCTGTATGAAGGAACTCGCGGTCGGGAATACCTCATTGGCACCCCGTCGCGAGCCGATCTGA
- a CDS encoding triphosphoribosyl-dephospho-CoA synthase has product MNANTSARTRTAAQNAELALLLEVAGTPKPGNVDRRRDLSDLRFEQFLAGAVGAGEGLRDAEAGDPIGEAFERAVGGMAAGHGQNTQFGALLLLVPLVRAAIEDGGTLSPEGVRRVVEATTVEDAAAFYRAFEYCEVFVDDPPEDAADLDVRRGSEAVPALERRGLTLLDVMRLSEAEDDVAREWTGGFERSFRAAELITESEGPLSDRGARAFLDLLAERPDTLVAKKHGERVAEGAMERAKRTRDAGDPDAIEALAEAFVEEGINPGTTADIVAAGLFVALERGVEP; this is encoded by the coding sequence GTGAACGCGAACACGAGCGCGCGGACACGAACGGCGGCACAGAACGCCGAACTCGCGCTGCTGCTCGAGGTCGCGGGGACGCCCAAGCCGGGCAACGTCGACCGACGGCGCGATCTGTCCGACCTGCGCTTCGAGCAGTTCCTCGCGGGCGCCGTCGGTGCGGGCGAGGGGTTGCGGGACGCGGAAGCCGGCGATCCCATCGGCGAGGCGTTCGAACGGGCGGTCGGGGGGATGGCCGCCGGCCACGGTCAGAACACCCAGTTCGGCGCGCTTCTCCTGCTCGTGCCGCTCGTCCGCGCCGCGATCGAAGACGGGGGGACGCTCTCGCCCGAGGGCGTACGACGGGTCGTCGAGGCGACTACCGTCGAGGACGCCGCCGCGTTCTACCGGGCGTTCGAGTACTGCGAGGTGTTCGTCGACGACCCGCCCGAGGACGCCGCCGACCTCGACGTTCGGCGCGGGAGCGAAGCCGTCCCCGCCCTCGAACGCCGCGGGCTGACGCTCCTCGACGTGATGCGCCTGAGCGAGGCCGAGGACGACGTCGCCCGCGAGTGGACGGGCGGCTTCGAGCGCTCGTTCCGGGCCGCGGAACTGATCACTGAGTCCGAGGGGCCGCTCTCGGATCGCGGCGCACGGGCGTTTCTCGACCTGCTCGCGGAGCGACCCGACACGCTCGTCGCGAAGAAACACGGGGAGAGGGTCGCCGAGGGGGCGATGGAGCGGGCGAAACGGACACGCGACGCGGGCGATCCAGACGCGATCGAGGCGCTCGCCGAGGCGTTCGTCGAGGAGGGGATCAATCCGGGAACGACCGCCGACATCGTCGCCGCGGGGCTGTTCGTCGCGCTCGAACGGGGAGTCGAGCCGTGA
- a CDS encoding SHOCT domain-containing protein, with protein sequence MGDDRDGLLILSTILLLAIVLPLLILEAPWLLALAMVLLAGYWWQTGENPVTATVEAVRNERESTPPGASRENAGDDPVAALRERYARGQIDEEEFERRLDRLLATEPDELHRERERTYER encoded by the coding sequence ATGGGTGACGACAGGGACGGACTGCTCATCCTCAGTACGATCCTTCTGTTGGCGATCGTCCTTCCCCTCCTGATCCTCGAAGCCCCCTGGCTGCTCGCGCTCGCGATGGTGCTGCTCGCGGGCTACTGGTGGCAGACGGGAGAGAACCCGGTGACGGCGACCGTCGAGGCCGTTCGGAACGAGCGGGAGTCGACTCCCCCCGGCGCGTCACGGGAGAATGCCGGCGACGACCCGGTAGCCGCCCTCCGGGAGCGCTACGCTCGGGGCCAGATCGACGAGGAGGAGTTCGAACGCCGGCTCGACCGACTGCTCGCGACCGAGCCCGATGAACTGCACCGCGAGCGCGAACGGACGTACGAGCGGTAG
- a CDS encoding DUF447 domain-containing protein: MSDGWPVELRGATESVVATLGPNDRWNLAALGLFAGEPVTSRTWGNTRTRRNLHRRGGGYVQFTRDPMEFVEAALGVYERDDPVLPSADAWVRVEVERVDAGEDGGTRWEEWAHTPVETGIERRVVPTTNRGYNAVIEATVAASRLGVAAYDTAELEERLVYFEGVVERCGAAREREAMARLRELSDWDGRDERPD, from the coding sequence GTGAGCGACGGCTGGCCGGTCGAGCTACGCGGCGCCACCGAGTCGGTCGTCGCAACGCTCGGGCCGAACGACCGGTGGAACCTCGCGGCGCTCGGGCTGTTCGCCGGCGAGCCGGTGACCTCGCGGACGTGGGGAAACACCCGGACGCGGCGGAATCTCCACCGGCGAGGTGGGGGGTACGTCCAGTTCACCCGGGATCCGATGGAGTTCGTCGAGGCGGCGCTGGGAGTCTACGAGCGCGACGACCCCGTCCTTCCTTCCGCGGACGCCTGGGTCCGCGTCGAGGTCGAGCGGGTCGACGCCGGCGAGGACGGCGGCACCCGCTGGGAGGAGTGGGCGCACACGCCGGTCGAGACGGGGATCGAACGGCGCGTCGTCCCGACGACCAACCGCGGCTACAACGCCGTCATCGAGGCGACGGTCGCGGCCTCGCGGCTCGGCGTCGCAGCTTACGATACCGCCGAGCTCGAGGAACGCCTCGTCTACTTCGAGGGCGTGGTCGAGCGCTGTGGCGCCGCACGCGAGCGCGAGGCGATGGCGCGCCTCCGCGAACTGTCGGACTGGGACGGGCGGGACGAACGGCCCGACTGA
- a CDS encoding 30S ribosomal protein S17e encodes MAIKPAYVKKTGTLLIERYPEAFNDDFDHNKRSVRELTNIESKGVRNRIAGYVTRKQEQAAQA; translated from the coding sequence ATGGCGATCAAACCGGCCTACGTCAAGAAGACGGGGACGCTCCTCATCGAGCGTTACCCCGAGGCGTTCAACGACGACTTCGATCACAACAAACGAAGCGTCCGCGAACTGACCAACATCGAGTCCAAGGGCGTCCGAAACCGGATCGCGGGCTACGTCACCCGGAAACAGGAACAGGCCGCCCAGGCGTAG
- the asd gene encoding aspartate-semialdehyde dehydrogenase has protein sequence MTHTVGVLGATGAVGQRLIQLLDPHPEFEIACLTASPESAGRPYRDAAKWRISTPIPEDVAEITVAETDPEAVPDDVDMLFSSLPSSVGERVEPDFAEAGYVVSSNSSNQRMAPDVPLVIPEVNADHLAMLEVQRDERGWDGALVKNPNCSTITMVPTLAALDTFGLSRVHVATLQAVSGAGYSGVTSMEIIDNAVPHIGGEEEKMESESRKLLGAFDGAELSLHDATVSASCNRIPTLDGHLENVWAETEEEASAEDAIEAMETYDSIDLPSSPDPLIHVFEEPERPQPRLDRERENGMQICAGGVRESETGLQYNCLAHNTLRGAAGASVLNGELLAEQGYI, from the coding sequence ATGACTCACACCGTTGGCGTGCTCGGCGCGACCGGCGCCGTCGGACAGCGACTCATCCAGCTTCTCGATCCTCACCCCGAGTTCGAGATCGCGTGTCTCACCGCGAGCCCCGAGAGCGCGGGCCGGCCCTACCGCGACGCGGCCAAGTGGCGGATCAGCACACCGATCCCCGAGGACGTGGCGGAGATCACGGTCGCGGAGACCGATCCCGAGGCGGTGCCCGACGACGTCGACATGCTCTTCTCCTCGCTTCCCTCCTCGGTCGGCGAGCGCGTCGAGCCCGACTTCGCGGAGGCGGGCTACGTCGTCTCCTCGAACTCCTCGAACCAGCGCATGGCGCCCGACGTCCCGCTCGTGATCCCCGAGGTGAACGCCGACCACCTCGCTATGCTCGAGGTCCAGCGCGACGAGCGCGGCTGGGACGGCGCGCTCGTGAAGAACCCCAACTGCTCGACGATCACGATGGTCCCCACGCTCGCGGCGCTCGATACGTTCGGACTTTCGAGAGTGCACGTCGCCACCCTCCAGGCCGTCTCGGGGGCGGGCTACTCCGGCGTCACGTCGATGGAGATCATCGACAACGCCGTCCCGCACATCGGCGGCGAGGAGGAGAAGATGGAGTCCGAGTCCCGAAAGCTGCTGGGGGCCTTCGACGGCGCCGAACTCTCGCTGCACGACGCGACGGTCTCGGCGTCCTGTAACCGCATCCCCACGCTCGACGGCCACCTCGAGAACGTCTGGGCCGAGACCGAGGAGGAGGCGAGCGCGGAGGACGCGATCGAGGCGATGGAGACCTACGACTCGATCGATCTGCCCTCCTCGCCGGACCCCCTCATCCACGTCTTCGAGGAGCCGGAACGACCCCAGCCCCGGCTGGACCGTGAGCGCGAGAACGGCATGCAGATCTGTGCCGGCGGCGTCCGCGAGAGCGAGACCGGGCTCCAGTACAACTGTCTCGCGCACAACACGCTTCGGGGCGCGGCGGGCGCGAGCGTGCTGAACGGCGAGCTGCTCGCCGAGCAGGGCTACATCTAG
- a CDS encoding tRNA-dihydrouridine synthase produces the protein MFEPRLALASLSGRSDAAWASAASEHAGAAFLGGIALDEPSREAARALVARDRDEFLPADPIAFVDDQLSALSETPIRAGFNLRSSSPEPIATAAAVCRAHGAICEINAHCRQEELCAVGCGETLLRESDRLREYVCAADAEGATVSVKVRAEVDGVNLAETARLVERAGADAIHVDAMDSEEVIRTVTDAADLFVIANNEVRDAASVREYLAYGADAVSVGRPSDDPRVLARIREVLDRLSREAHA, from the coding sequence ATGTTCGAGCCACGACTCGCGCTCGCGAGCCTGAGCGGCCGATCGGACGCCGCGTGGGCGAGCGCGGCGAGCGAGCACGCCGGCGCGGCCTTTCTCGGCGGAATCGCCCTCGACGAGCCGTCTCGGGAGGCCGCCCGCGCGCTCGTCGCCCGCGACCGCGACGAGTTCCTGCCGGCGGACCCGATCGCGTTCGTCGACGACCAGCTCTCGGCGCTGTCGGAGACGCCGATCAGAGCGGGATTTAACCTTCGGTCGAGTTCGCCCGAACCGATCGCGACGGCTGCGGCGGTCTGTCGCGCGCACGGCGCGATCTGCGAGATCAACGCCCACTGTCGCCAGGAAGAGCTGTGTGCGGTCGGCTGCGGGGAGACGCTCCTTCGGGAGAGCGACCGGCTCCGCGAGTACGTCTGCGCGGCCGACGCCGAGGGCGCGACGGTGAGCGTGAAGGTCCGTGCGGAGGTCGACGGGGTGAATCTCGCCGAGACCGCCCGACTGGTCGAGCGGGCGGGTGCGGACGCGATCCACGTCGACGCGATGGATTCGGAGGAGGTGATCCGAACGGTGACGGACGCCGCCGATCTGTTCGTGATCGCGAACAACGAGGTTCGCGACGCCGCGAGCGTCCGGGAGTACCTCGCGTACGGCGCGGACGCGGTGAGCGTCGGCCGACCCAGCGACGACCCCCGGGTGCTCGCACGGATACGGGAGGTCCTCGACCGGCTCTCCCGGGAGGCCCACGCGTGA
- the hisD gene encoding histidinol dehydrogenase has protein sequence MNVQPVADLTPERRRALFERDAGIDTVRSDVRGIVERVREEGDVAVREFSQEFDGVDVGNLEITDEAERAYEAIDGDLREAIDTAAANVREFHERQRPEDWRAAFDEGRELGRRFRPLDRVGVYVPGGAAAYPSSALMGVIPAKVAGVEDVRVATPPAKEINPATLAAIHAAGADEVYSVGGAQAIAALAYGTESIPPVRKVVGPGNRWVTAAKAEVRGDCEIDFLAGPSEVLVLADGTASPEFVASDLLAQAEHDPNASAVAVSDDRETAEAIVSELERRVGERERAETIREALASDASGVLLARSMSEAILFAEEYAAEHLSIQADDDETILERISSAGSVFLGPHTPVAAGDYASGTNHVLPTNGLAKVTGGLSVEQFLRATTVQRLSSEGLDDLADTVDTLSRAEGLEAHAESVTVRLRERPEHESEGESEGRDDRERLPED, from the coding sequence ATGAACGTCCAGCCAGTCGCCGATCTCACTCCCGAACGACGCCGCGCGCTGTTCGAGCGCGACGCCGGCATCGACACGGTTCGGAGCGACGTCCGCGGGATCGTCGAACGCGTCCGCGAGGAGGGCGACGTCGCCGTCCGGGAGTTCTCCCAGGAGTTCGACGGCGTCGACGTCGGAAACCTCGAGATCACGGACGAGGCCGAACGCGCCTACGAGGCGATCGACGGCGACCTCCGCGAGGCGATCGACACCGCCGCCGCCAACGTCCGGGAGTTCCACGAACGCCAGCGTCCCGAGGACTGGCGCGCGGCGTTCGACGAGGGCCGCGAACTCGGACGGCGCTTTCGTCCGCTCGATCGCGTCGGCGTCTACGTCCCCGGCGGCGCTGCGGCCTACCCCTCGAGCGCGCTGATGGGCGTGATCCCGGCGAAGGTAGCGGGCGTCGAGGACGTCCGCGTCGCGACCCCGCCAGCGAAGGAGATCAACCCCGCCACGCTGGCGGCGATCCACGCCGCGGGCGCCGACGAGGTCTACAGCGTCGGCGGCGCACAGGCGATCGCCGCGCTCGCCTACGGCACCGAGTCGATTCCGCCCGTCCGGAAGGTCGTCGGCCCCGGCAACCGGTGGGTGACCGCCGCGAAGGCCGAGGTCCGGGGCGACTGCGAGATCGACTTCCTCGCCGGACCGAGCGAGGTGCTCGTGCTCGCCGACGGGACAGCTAGTCCAGAATTCGTCGCGAGCGACCTGCTCGCGCAGGCCGAACACGACCCGAACGCATCGGCCGTGGCCGTCAGTGACGACCGCGAGACGGCCGAGGCGATCGTGAGCGAACTCGAGCGCCGCGTCGGGGAGCGAGAACGGGCCGAGACGATCCGCGAGGCGCTCGCAAGCGACGCGAGCGGCGTACTCCTCGCGCGCTCGATGAGCGAGGCGATCCTCTTCGCCGAGGAGTACGCCGCGGAACACCTCTCGATCCAGGCCGACGACGACGAGACGATCCTGGAGCGGATCAGTAGTGCAGGAAGCGTCTTCCTCGGGCCCCACACCCCCGTCGCCGCGGGCGACTACGCCAGCGGGACGAACCACGTGCTTCCGACCAACGGTCTCGCGAAGGTCACCGGCGGACTCTCGGTCGAACAGTTCCTCCGCGCGACGACGGTCCAGCGGCTCTCGTCCGAGGGACTCGACGACCTCGCGGACACCGTCGACACGCTCTCGCGGGCGGAGGGACTCGAGGCCCACGCCGAGAGCGTCACCGTCCGGCTTCGAGAGCGACCGGAACACGAGAGCGAAGGCGAAAGCGAAGGACGCGACGACCGCGAGCGCCTGCCCGAGGACTGA